The following coding sequences lie in one Pungitius pungitius chromosome 18, fPunPun2.1, whole genome shotgun sequence genomic window:
- the LOC134107219 gene encoding uncharacterized protein LOC134107219 isoform X1, whose amino-acid sequence MSGRYVYSQGASGLTVTEKFTTPMTSVHSDETDLKPDIKVKHSFLLSSLCPVNLMGRDLMCTYGICLTSSPDGLKVVRRRAALQMMQKAPSNPLFVYQWWIPIDDARRLSQAGEARVSPHADRMNPEHLHCTTYVSEGPDDSFEETFFETLSDAIACSTLYWSTCKSAVSISLSSTQKELFQVPGSYPHVSLSKGRLDQWRDLGPFVAQCESLTDWEETIDPLVLRSASTGFYRTHCVFLTQARRSVYVFYEHNDKVETFLTNPTSISPALASVPQTLWAAHKYDVGLINNCQPVVITPRSDFRPHKHQYPLRQEAIDGITPVFNSLLEAGVIVPCPDSPVRTPIFPVKKIRDAGKPTEWRFVQDLKAVNAAVHARAPNVPNPYTILAQIPPEAKWFSVVDLSNAFFSVPVDKDSQFWFAFNFNGKPYTFTRLCQGYTESPTIYNDALRESLESLTLSPGSALLQYVDDCLIAAPTQTQCQTDTLKLLKHLAKEGHKASLSKLQFVSQNVHFLGHDISGEGKTLSPKRIAAIVSIPKPNTKKQMMSFLGMCSYCRSFIPNYSQMEQPLSNLIHGKNLTAHDKIIWTEEGHAAFTQMKCALQTPPTLGLPNPNKPFTQTVDERQGCMTSVLLQPHGDKLRPVAYFSAKLDPVAAGLPQCLRAVAAAERALTASRDIVGYAPLTLLVPHAVSLILIEQKSSHLSAARYLRYHTCLLDMPNVTIKRCTNLNPASLLPIPGDGEDHNCLAELQAQCTPRPDLVDTPLTNSDMVMYVDGSASRDPQSGENCVGFAVVSDSGVLCSGPLPCHLSAQAAELIALTEACKLAKGKTVTVHTDSRYAFGVVHDFGALWRHRNFLKSDGKPILHHTLIAELLESILLPTAIAVCKCAAHTSNTDDVSRGNARADSAAKAAALRSLPASSVFMCSQVSVPSSLTAMQSLSTPDERRLWSISGCIYTNGLWTGPEGKPCLPKHYFAHYAKLTHGLDHVSKGGMLRALNETWFTKGFTAYAQKFCSACVTCSTHNVGRPVGVSSQAAHPPPTRPFEHIMMDFVELSPSEGCSRPPETS is encoded by the exons ATGAGTGGGCGGTATGTATATTCTCAAGGGGCTTCAGGTTTGACTGTGACAGAAAAATTTACTACACCTATGACGAGTGTACACTCTGACGAGACTGACCTAAAACCTgacataaaagtaaaacattcttttttactCTCTTCACTTTGTCCCGTAAATCTGATGGGCAGAGACTTGATGTGTACCTATGGTATTTGTTTGACGTCATCTCCAGACGGCCTTAAAGTGGTTAGGCGTAGAGCCGCACTCCAAATGATGCAAAAGGCTCCCTCTAATCCTCTTTTTGTGTATCAGTGGTGGATCCCGATCGATGACGCTCGGAGGCTAAGCCAGGCTGGTGAAGCACGGGTTTCTCCTCATGCAGACCGTATGAACCCTGAACACCTGCATTGCACAACATATGTGTCAGAGGGTCCAGACGACTCTTTTGAAGAGACATTTTTTGAGACCCTCAGTGATGCAATTGCCTGTTCTACTTTGTACTGGTCAACTTGTAAATCTGCTGTGTCTATTTCTCTGTCTTCCACGCAGAAAGAGCTGTTTCAAGTTCCCGGCTCCTATCCCCATGTCTCACTGTCTAAAGGACGCCTTGACCAATGGAGGGATTTGGGACCATTTGTGGCTCAGTGTGAATCTCTCACTGACTGGGAGGAGACAATCGATCCGCTTGTTCTGCGCTCCGCATCTACAGGGTTTTACAGAACTCACTGTGTATTTCTCACACAAGCTCGTCGATCTGTCTATGTGTTTTATGAGCACAACGACAaagttgaaacatttttaacaaatcccACATCGATTTCTCCCGCTCTTGCTTCTGTTCCACAGACACTCTGGGCGGCACACAAATATGACGTAGGCTTGATCAACAACTGCCAACCGGTCGTCATCACTCCACGTTCTGACTTCCGCCCCCACAAACACCAGTACCCCCTGCGACAAGAGGCCATTGACGGTATCACACCTGTATTCAATTCGCTCCTGGAGGCAGGAGTGATAGTTCCATGTCCAGACTCACCGGTCAGGACGCCAAtatttccagtaaaaaaaatcagagatGCTGGCAAGCCTACAGAATGGCGTTTCGTGCAGGACCTAAAAGCAGTAAATGCGGCTGTTCATGCACGGGCACCAAATGTTCCTAATCCTTACACAATCCTAGCTCAGATTCCTCCTGAAGCTAAATGGTTTTCTGTTGTTGACCTGTCAAATGCCTTTTTCAGCGTGCCAGTCGACAAAGACAGTCAATTTTGGTTTGCATTCAACTTCAACGGTAAGCCATACACCTTCACTCGTTTGTGTCAAGGCTATACCGAATCACCCACAATCTACAATGATGCGCTCAGAGAAAGCTTGGAGAGCTTAACGCTCTCTCCCGGCTCTGCACTTCTGCAGTATGTTGACGACTGTTTAATTGCAGCTCCTACTCAGACGCAGTGTCAGACAGACACGCTTAAACTACTCAAACATTTAGCAAAGGAAGGCCACAAGGCCAGCCTTTCTAAATTACAATTTGTGTCTCAAAATGTGCATTTCCTAGGTCATGACATATCTGGAGAAGGAAAAACCCTCTCCCCAAAAAGAATTGCCGCGATCGTATCGATACCGAAACccaacaccaaaaaacaaatgatgtccttTTTGGGCATGTGCTCATACTGTCGATCATTTATTCCAAACTACTCACAAATGGAACAACCGTTATCAAACCTAATCCATGGAAAAAATCTTACAGCACACGACAAAATAATCTGGACTGAAGAGGGTCATGCGGCcttcacacaaatgaaatgtgcttTGCAAACTCCTCCGACTCTTGGACTGCCGAACCCGAATAAGCCATTTACTCAGACAGTAGATGAAAGACAGGGCTGCATGACTTCTGTGCTGCTACAACCACATGGTGATAAACTCCGCCCGGTTGCGTATTTCTCCGCAAAACTCGACCCTGTCGCTGCAGGACTGCCACAATGTTTGCGCGCTGTGGCCGCGGCTGAAAGAGCGCTCACTGCCTCACGTGACATAGTGGGTTACGCACCACTCACTCTGCTCGTTCCGCACGCGGTTTCTTTGATTCTCATCGAACAGAAATCTTCTCACCTTTCTGCGGCTCGCTATTTACGGTACCACACATGTCTCCTCGACATGCCGAATGTCACAATAAAACGTTGTACTAACCTTAACCCTGCATCCTTACTTCCTATTCCTGGGGATGGGGAGGACCACAACTGTTTGGCTGAGCTCCAAGCTCAGTGCACTCCTCGTCCTGACCTAGTGGACACTCCACTAACTAACAGCGACATGGTAATGTATGTGGATGGATCCGCCTCTCGCGATCCTCAGTCTGGTGAAAATTGTGttggttttgctgttgtttctgaCTCTGGTGTGCTGTGTTCAGGTCCTCTGCCATGTCACCTCTCAGCCCAGGCAGCTGAGCTCATCGCTCTGACCGAAGCCTGTAAACTGGCTAAGGGTAAAACAGTCACAGTTCACACTGACTCTCGCTATGCGTTTGGTGTAGTACATGATTTTGGGGCACTGTGGAGACACAGGAATTTCCTTAAATCGGACGGTAAGCCCATCCTACATCACACTCTCATTGCTGAACTGTTGGAATCCATCTTGCTACCCACAGCAATTGCTGTCTGTAAATGTGCAGCCCACACGTCTAATACAGATGATGTATCACGGGGAAATGCTCGAGCAGACTCGGCTGcaaaagctgctgctctgcgcTCGCTCCCAGCTTCCTCTGTTTTCATGTGCTCTCAGGTGTCAGTTCCCTCCTCTCTTACAGCGATGCAGTCCCTCTCCACCCCTGATGAAAGACGGCTTTGGTCCATATCTGGCTGTATTTACACCAACGGCCTCTGGACTGGACCCGAGGGCAAGCCGTGTTTACCTAAACATTATTTTGCCCATTATGCTAAGTTGACTCATGGGTTAGACCATGTGTCAAAAGGTGGAATGTTACGTGCACTTAATGAGACGTGGTTTACAAAAGGGTTCACAGCATATGCACAAAAATTTTGTTCTGCATGTGTCACCTGTTCTACTCACAATGTAGGCAGGCCCGTGGGCGTGTCCAGCCAGGCTGCACACCCACCACCAACCCGCCCTTTTGAGCACATTATGATGGATTTTGTGGAGTTATCTCCATCTGAAG GTTGCAGCCGCCCTCCCGAAACCAGCTGA
- the LOC134107219 gene encoding uncharacterized protein LOC134107219 isoform X2: MSGRYVYSQGASGLTVTEKFTTPMTSVHSDETDLKPDIKVKHSFLLSSLCPVNLMGRDLMCTYGICLTSSPDGLKVVRRRAALQMMQKAPSNPLFVYQWWIPIDDARRLSQAGEARVSPHADRMNPEHLHCTTYVSEGPDDSFEETFFETLSDAIACSTLYWSTCKSAVSISLSSTQKELFQVPGSYPHVSLSKGRLDQWRDLGPFVAQCESLTDWEETIDPLVLRSASTGFYRTHCVFLTQARRSVYVFYEHNDKVETFLTNPTSISPALASVPQTLWAAHKYDVGLINNCQPVVITPRSDFRPHKHQYPLRQEAIDGITPVFNSLLEAGVIVPCPDSPVRTPIFPVKKIRDAGKPTEWRFVQDLKAVNAAVHARAPNVPNPYTILAQIPPEAKWFSVVDLSNAFFSVPVDKDSQFWFAFNFNGKPYTFTRLCQGYTESPTIYNDALRESLESLTLSPGSALLQYVDDCLIAAPTQTQCQTDTLKLLKHLAKEGHKASLSKLQFVSQNVHFLGHDISGEGKTLSPKRIAAIVSIPKPNTKKQMMSFLGMCSYCRSFIPNYSQMEQPLSNLIHGKNLTAHDKIIWTEEGHAAFTQMKCALQTPPTLGLPNPNKPFTQTVDERQGCMTSVLLQPHGDKLRPVAYFSAKLDPVAAGLPQCLRAVAAAERALTASRDIVGYAPLTLLVPHAVSLILIEQKSSHLSAARYLRYHTCLLDMPNVTIKRCTNLNPASLLPIPGDGEDHNCLAELQAQCTPRPDLVDTPLTNSDMVAAALPKPAEGPLHKLKPGDFVVVKDFRRKNWKARRWQGPFQILLVTQTAVKVAERATWIHASHCKKVPDPVPAVGSSDPTHTTSVNQPTPPLQ, translated from the exons ATGAGTGGGCGGTATGTATATTCTCAAGGGGCTTCAGGTTTGACTGTGACAGAAAAATTTACTACACCTATGACGAGTGTACACTCTGACGAGACTGACCTAAAACCTgacataaaagtaaaacattcttttttactCTCTTCACTTTGTCCCGTAAATCTGATGGGCAGAGACTTGATGTGTACCTATGGTATTTGTTTGACGTCATCTCCAGACGGCCTTAAAGTGGTTAGGCGTAGAGCCGCACTCCAAATGATGCAAAAGGCTCCCTCTAATCCTCTTTTTGTGTATCAGTGGTGGATCCCGATCGATGACGCTCGGAGGCTAAGCCAGGCTGGTGAAGCACGGGTTTCTCCTCATGCAGACCGTATGAACCCTGAACACCTGCATTGCACAACATATGTGTCAGAGGGTCCAGACGACTCTTTTGAAGAGACATTTTTTGAGACCCTCAGTGATGCAATTGCCTGTTCTACTTTGTACTGGTCAACTTGTAAATCTGCTGTGTCTATTTCTCTGTCTTCCACGCAGAAAGAGCTGTTTCAAGTTCCCGGCTCCTATCCCCATGTCTCACTGTCTAAAGGACGCCTTGACCAATGGAGGGATTTGGGACCATTTGTGGCTCAGTGTGAATCTCTCACTGACTGGGAGGAGACAATCGATCCGCTTGTTCTGCGCTCCGCATCTACAGGGTTTTACAGAACTCACTGTGTATTTCTCACACAAGCTCGTCGATCTGTCTATGTGTTTTATGAGCACAACGACAaagttgaaacatttttaacaaatcccACATCGATTTCTCCCGCTCTTGCTTCTGTTCCACAGACACTCTGGGCGGCACACAAATATGACGTAGGCTTGATCAACAACTGCCAACCGGTCGTCATCACTCCACGTTCTGACTTCCGCCCCCACAAACACCAGTACCCCCTGCGACAAGAGGCCATTGACGGTATCACACCTGTATTCAATTCGCTCCTGGAGGCAGGAGTGATAGTTCCATGTCCAGACTCACCGGTCAGGACGCCAAtatttccagtaaaaaaaatcagagatGCTGGCAAGCCTACAGAATGGCGTTTCGTGCAGGACCTAAAAGCAGTAAATGCGGCTGTTCATGCACGGGCACCAAATGTTCCTAATCCTTACACAATCCTAGCTCAGATTCCTCCTGAAGCTAAATGGTTTTCTGTTGTTGACCTGTCAAATGCCTTTTTCAGCGTGCCAGTCGACAAAGACAGTCAATTTTGGTTTGCATTCAACTTCAACGGTAAGCCATACACCTTCACTCGTTTGTGTCAAGGCTATACCGAATCACCCACAATCTACAATGATGCGCTCAGAGAAAGCTTGGAGAGCTTAACGCTCTCTCCCGGCTCTGCACTTCTGCAGTATGTTGACGACTGTTTAATTGCAGCTCCTACTCAGACGCAGTGTCAGACAGACACGCTTAAACTACTCAAACATTTAGCAAAGGAAGGCCACAAGGCCAGCCTTTCTAAATTACAATTTGTGTCTCAAAATGTGCATTTCCTAGGTCATGACATATCTGGAGAAGGAAAAACCCTCTCCCCAAAAAGAATTGCCGCGATCGTATCGATACCGAAACccaacaccaaaaaacaaatgatgtccttTTTGGGCATGTGCTCATACTGTCGATCATTTATTCCAAACTACTCACAAATGGAACAACCGTTATCAAACCTAATCCATGGAAAAAATCTTACAGCACACGACAAAATAATCTGGACTGAAGAGGGTCATGCGGCcttcacacaaatgaaatgtgcttTGCAAACTCCTCCGACTCTTGGACTGCCGAACCCGAATAAGCCATTTACTCAGACAGTAGATGAAAGACAGGGCTGCATGACTTCTGTGCTGCTACAACCACATGGTGATAAACTCCGCCCGGTTGCGTATTTCTCCGCAAAACTCGACCCTGTCGCTGCAGGACTGCCACAATGTTTGCGCGCTGTGGCCGCGGCTGAAAGAGCGCTCACTGCCTCACGTGACATAGTGGGTTACGCACCACTCACTCTGCTCGTTCCGCACGCGGTTTCTTTGATTCTCATCGAACAGAAATCTTCTCACCTTTCTGCGGCTCGCTATTTACGGTACCACACATGTCTCCTCGACATGCCGAATGTCACAATAAAACGTTGTACTAACCTTAACCCTGCATCCTTACTTCCTATTCCTGGGGATGGGGAGGACCACAACTGTTTGGCTGAGCTCCAAGCTCAGTGCACTCCTCGTCCTGACCTAGTGGACACTCCACTAACTAACAGCGACATG GTTGCAGCCGCCCTCCCGAAACCAGCTGAAGGACCACTCCACAAACTAAAACCTGGTGACTTTGTGGTGGTG